The Fundidesulfovibrio putealis DSM 16056 genome includes a window with the following:
- the gpmI gene encoding 2,3-bisphosphoglycerate-independent phosphoglycerate mutase, whose product MNKTPTLLLILDGWGIAPAGPGNAVTLACAANLTGLAEKYPHARLKCSGRAVGLPDGFMGNSEVGHMNIGAGRVVYQDMTRIDVAIEDRSLWANPVLKDMADKVAASGGKLHLMGLVSDGGVHSHQRHVEALLEVFRDLGVKHVFLHCFLDGRDTPPESGAGYVESLMAAAKRIGCGSVASVTGRFYAMDRDKRWERVAEAYAALTDGQGTLVADPVAAIRDSYASGVTDEFVKPSLVCGADVKPLALIEDGDAVFFFNFRADRAREITKAFIDPGFDAFTRAKTPALAAYATMTEYESTFGLPVAFAPEELTNTLGQVYSEAGLKQLRIAETEKYAHVTYFLNGGREEAFPGEDRVMIPSPREVATYDLKPQMSVYEVTAAFEQAWAKGYDLVVCNLANLDMVGHTGIVEAAVAACRAVDECVGRIVSTVLASNGRVLVTADHGNAEEMITADGGKMTAHTLNEVPLILVDPSRVDAKLSDGKLADLAPTILKLAGLAQPQQMTGRCLVED is encoded by the coding sequence ATGAACAAGACGCCAACTCTGCTTCTTATCCTGGACGGCTGGGGCATCGCCCCGGCCGGACCGGGAAACGCCGTCACGCTGGCCTGCGCCGCGAACCTGACCGGGCTGGCCGAAAAATACCCGCACGCGCGCCTCAAATGTTCCGGAAGGGCCGTAGGCCTCCCGGACGGGTTCATGGGTAACTCCGAAGTGGGGCACATGAACATCGGCGCTGGCCGGGTGGTCTATCAGGACATGACCCGCATCGACGTGGCCATCGAGGACCGCAGCCTGTGGGCCAACCCTGTGCTGAAAGACATGGCCGACAAGGTCGCAGCCAGCGGCGGGAAGCTCCATTTGATGGGCCTGGTCTCGGACGGCGGGGTCCACAGCCATCAGCGACATGTTGAAGCGTTACTTGAGGTTTTCCGCGACCTGGGCGTGAAACACGTGTTCCTGCACTGTTTCCTGGACGGGCGCGACACCCCACCAGAGAGCGGCGCGGGCTACGTGGAGTCGCTTATGGCGGCTGCAAAGCGCATCGGATGCGGGAGCGTGGCCTCCGTTACCGGGCGTTTCTACGCCATGGACCGCGACAAGCGCTGGGAGCGCGTGGCCGAAGCCTACGCCGCGCTGACAGACGGGCAGGGCACGCTGGTGGCCGATCCTGTGGCCGCAATCCGGGATTCCTACGCATCGGGCGTCACCGACGAGTTCGTCAAGCCGAGCCTGGTTTGCGGCGCGGACGTCAAGCCGCTGGCGCTTATCGAAGACGGCGACGCCGTGTTCTTCTTCAATTTCCGCGCTGACCGCGCCCGCGAGATCACCAAGGCTTTCATCGATCCCGGCTTCGACGCGTTCACGCGTGCAAAGACTCCAGCCCTGGCGGCCTACGCCACCATGACCGAATACGAGTCCACCTTCGGGCTGCCCGTGGCCTTCGCGCCTGAAGAGCTGACCAACACCCTGGGGCAGGTCTATTCCGAGGCGGGCCTGAAGCAGTTGCGCATCGCCGAGACCGAGAAGTACGCCCACGTCACCTACTTTCTGAACGGCGGGCGCGAAGAGGCCTTCCCCGGCGAGGACCGGGTGATGATCCCCTCGCCGCGCGAGGTGGCCACCTACGACCTCAAGCCCCAGATGAGCGTGTACGAAGTCACCGCCGCCTTCGAGCAGGCCTGGGCCAAGGGCTACGATCTGGTGGTCTGCAACCTGGCTAACCTGGACATGGTGGGGCACACCGGCATCGTGGAGGCCGCCGTGGCCGCATGCAGGGCCGTGGACGAGTGCGTGGGACGGATCGTGTCCACCGTGCTGGCCTCGAATGGTCGCGTTCTGGTTACCGCCGACCACGGCAACGCCGAAGAGATGATCACCGCTGACGGCGGCAAGATGACCGCGCACACCCTGAACGAGGTCCCGCTCATCCTGGTGGACCCGTCACGCGTCGACGCGAAACTTTCGGACGGAAAGCTGGCCGATCTGGCCCCCACCATTCTCAAACTGGCCGGGCTCGCTCAGCCCCAGCAGATGACCGGGCGCTGCCTGGTGGAGGACTGA
- the rsfS gene encoding ribosome silencing factor, which translates to MEKTKKDTIATSEKVRLVATWLYEKKAKDLVALDLTKVCTVTESMIVATAANIRQAQAMADHVLAMCALEGFSFLGMDGYKTGQWILVDLNDVFVHIFMDEFRQFYNIEGLWSEGTEIPLPKAPAPSTDKDSDFDS; encoded by the coding sequence ATGGAAAAAACCAAGAAAGACACCATCGCGACCAGTGAAAAAGTCCGCCTCGTGGCCACCTGGCTTTACGAAAAGAAAGCCAAGGACCTCGTGGCCCTGGACCTGACCAAAGTGTGCACCGTCACCGAATCCATGATCGTGGCCACCGCCGCAAACATCCGCCAGGCCCAGGCCATGGCCGATCACGTGCTGGCCATGTGCGCCCTGGAGGGTTTCTCCTTCCTGGGCATGGACGGCTACAAGACCGGACAGTGGATCCTCGTGGACTTAAACGACGTGTTCGTGCACATCTTCATGGACGAGTTCCGCCAATTCTACAACATCGAGGGCCTGTGGTCCGAAGGCACGGAAATCCCCCTGCCCAAGGCTCCCGCTCCCTCCACTGACAAAGACTCCGACTTCGATTCATGA
- a CDS encoding phenylacetate--CoA ligase family protein codes for MIYDVEMETLPREDLEALQLRRLKSLVERVHANVGFYRQKFDDMGVKPSDIRTLADLKLLPFTEKQDLRNHYPFGMFAVPKENVVRIHASSGTTGKSTVVGYTNRDVRNWARLMARCFVASGASPKDIIHNAYGYGLFTGGLGAHYGAEELGATIVPISGGGTKRQVMLMKDFGPTVLCSTPSYALVLYEAAQEAGIDIKDLPLKTGIFGAEPWTEEMRRDIEDKMGITALDIYGLSEIMGPGVGIECNIAQKGLHIMEDHFLVEIIDPETCEVLPPGEIGELVITTLTKEAQPLIRYRTRDITRLDVVPCRCGRTTARVHRMMGRSDDMLIIRGVNVFPSQIESILLETEGLAPHYLLVIKREANLDTLEVQVEVDEKLFSDEIKILQRIEGKIVKNIKDYLGVTAQVKLVEPRSIQRSEGKAKRILDLRKPN; via the coding sequence ATGATCTATGATGTCGAGATGGAAACCCTGCCCAGGGAGGACCTGGAAGCCCTGCAACTCAGGCGGCTCAAGTCGCTTGTGGAACGTGTTCACGCCAACGTCGGCTTCTATCGCCAGAAGTTCGACGACATGGGCGTGAAACCCTCGGACATCCGCACCCTGGCCGACCTGAAGCTTCTGCCCTTCACCGAGAAGCAGGACCTGCGCAACCACTACCCCTTCGGCATGTTCGCGGTGCCCAAGGAGAACGTGGTGCGCATCCATGCTTCCTCCGGCACCACGGGCAAGTCCACTGTGGTGGGCTATACCAACCGCGACGTGCGCAACTGGGCCAGGCTCATGGCCCGCTGCTTCGTTGCCTCCGGGGCCTCGCCCAAGGACATCATCCACAACGCCTACGGCTACGGCCTGTTCACGGGCGGCCTTGGAGCGCATTACGGCGCCGAGGAACTGGGCGCGACCATCGTGCCGATTTCAGGCGGCGGCACCAAGCGCCAGGTGATGCTCATGAAGGACTTCGGGCCCACGGTGCTCTGCTCCACCCCCTCCTACGCCCTGGTTCTGTACGAGGCCGCGCAGGAAGCGGGCATCGACATCAAGGACCTGCCCCTGAAGACCGGCATCTTCGGCGCGGAACCCTGGACTGAAGAGATGCGCCGCGACATCGAGGACAAGATGGGCATCACGGCCCTGGACATCTACGGCCTCTCCGAGATCATGGGGCCGGGCGTGGGCATCGAGTGCAACATCGCCCAGAAGGGCCTGCACATCATGGAAGACCACTTCCTGGTGGAAATCATCGATCCCGAAACCTGCGAAGTACTCCCTCCCGGCGAGATCGGCGAGCTGGTCATCACCACCCTCACCAAGGAAGCCCAGCCGCTCATCCGCTATCGCACCCGCGACATAACCCGGCTGGACGTGGTCCCCTGCCGCTGCGGGCGCACCACCGCCCGCGTGCACCGCATGATGGGCCGCTCCGACGACATGCTCATCATCCGGGGCGTGAACGTGTTCCCCAGCCAGATCGAATCCATCCTGCTGGAGACCGAGGGCCTGGCTCCGCACTACCTGCTGGTGATCAAGCGCGAGGCCAACCTGGACACCCTGGAAGTGCAGGTGGAAGTGGACGAGAAGCTCTTCTCGGACGAAATCAAGATTTTACAACGCATCGAAGGCAAGATAGTCAAGAACATCAAGGATTACCTGGGCGTCACCGCGCAGGTGAAGCTGGTGGAGCCGCGCAGCATCCAGCGCTCCGAGGGCAAGGCCAAGCGCATTCTCGACCTACGCAAGCCCAACTAG
- a CDS encoding ACT domain-containing protein — protein MKVEQISIFLENRAGRLEEVTRILAENQVSIRALSLADTSDFGILRLIVSDHEKAKKALKENGFTVGRTSVVAVEVDDHPGGLNQILQILSQGGVNVEYMYAFVQQSAKTAIIVFRFDKTDQAIELFGQKGIKVIPGDVLYNL, from the coding sequence ATGAAAGTCGAACAGATATCCATCTTCCTGGAGAACCGGGCCGGACGCCTGGAGGAAGTCACCCGCATCCTGGCCGAAAACCAGGTGAGCATCCGCGCGCTGTCCCTGGCGGACACCTCGGATTTCGGCATCCTGCGACTGATCGTCTCCGACCACGAGAAGGCCAAGAAGGCCTTGAAGGAGAACGGCTTCACCGTGGGGCGCACCTCCGTGGTGGCCGTGGAAGTGGACGACCATCCGGGCGGCCTGAACCAGATCCTGCAGATCTTGTCACAGGGCGGAGTCAACGTGGAGTACATGTACGCCTTCGTCCAGCAGAGCGCCAAGACGGCCATAATCGTCTTCCGCTTCGACAAGACCGATCAGGCCATCGAGCTGTTCGGCCAGAAGGGCATCAAGGTCATTCCCGGAGACGTGCTGTACAATTTGTAG
- a CDS encoding glycine zipper domain-containing protein encodes MSKSIAAGVLAMSLLFGGACTNMTKTQQGALSGAAIGAGAGAGIAAISGGYVGVGAAIGGALGGLAGGLYGNEQEKKSKSKSKQ; translated from the coding sequence ATGAGCAAATCCATAGCGGCCGGTGTCCTGGCCATGTCTCTGCTGTTTGGCGGCGCGTGCACCAATATGACCAAAACCCAGCAGGGGGCACTGAGCGGCGCGGCCATAGGCGCTGGCGCAGGTGCTGGAATCGCGGCCATTTCCGGGGGTTACGTGGGCGTGGGCGCGGCGATCGGCGGCGCACTCGGCGGGTTGGCCGGCGGTCTGTACGGCAACGAGCAGGAAAAGAAGAGCAAAAGCAAGAGCAAACAATAG
- the priA gene encoding replication restart helicase PriA, with protein MTSPSRPLLRVALLSPPFAALTYSLPEHFSGWDFPAGLRVAVPMGRSVRAGVVLGPADAMPEGIEAKDIIWPLELSPLLTPSYVTLAENLASRQMAHVGQVLATLLPAGLKLAKATLSFRHGGKKLKYPLSKLIEAPVAPAELAVAWRGGEALLSVSAAEAEPAYRLLVDPPWPVRPAASAQLAALEMLFTRGQATPSQLREALGPGISQALKTLEGKGHIILGPPPEEPDEELIPVEPEERPPLTEGQQAAFDELVPLIASETGGERLVHGVTGSGKTRLYFELAAKTLKQGRSVMLLAPEVALASALRDRARAWFGFDPVYSHGYQSPVRRERTFRESAQSRSARLIVGTRSALFLPAPNLGLIILDEEHDASFKQDERLPYQAKEVAYYRARQDKALLLLGSATPDVKTYQSALEGVTPMVVMPSRAGAGRLPEVELVDLVPRDKAVQLAGRLDKGGAGLLTERAVMELGETLARGDQAMILLNRRGYSPLIFCLDCEQVLRCPSCEVSLTYHKGRERLVCHYCGQSFGFPRPCGSCGGCNFLPMGEGTELLEEQLCAVLPSETCVARLDRDVARRAGKAESILGDFAQGRSQVLVGTQMLTKGHDFPDVTLVVVADGDMGLNMPDYRAGERSFQMLVQVAGRAGRGEKPGRVLIQTRNQHDPFWNLVRNADYTGFFAQEIEKRRKYSYPPFVKLGLVRASYPRDYEMGQEDMTELARALRGVPGVRVLGPAPAPIAVVRDRRRFNCLLKAADWPSIRQSYAQALRVLGSSTKLRLQLDLDPVDMM; from the coding sequence ATGACATCTCCATCTCGCCCCTTGCTGCGCGTAGCGCTCCTTTCACCGCCGTTTGCGGCGCTTACCTATTCGCTGCCCGAGCACTTCTCCGGCTGGGACTTCCCTGCGGGCCTTCGGGTCGCGGTTCCCATGGGCAGGTCCGTGCGCGCTGGGGTGGTGCTCGGCCCGGCGGACGCAATGCCCGAGGGCATCGAGGCGAAAGACATCATCTGGCCACTGGAGCTTTCGCCGCTGCTCACTCCGTCCTACGTCACCCTGGCGGAAAATCTGGCCTCGCGCCAGATGGCCCACGTCGGCCAGGTGCTCGCCACGCTTTTGCCTGCGGGGCTCAAGCTGGCCAAGGCCACCTTGTCCTTCCGGCACGGCGGGAAAAAGTTAAAGTATCCATTGAGCAAATTGATCGAGGCTCCGGTTGCGCCAGCCGAACTGGCCGTTGCCTGGCGCGGCGGCGAGGCGCTCCTGTCGGTGAGCGCTGCCGAGGCCGAGCCAGCCTACCGCTTGCTGGTGGACCCGCCCTGGCCGGTGCGCCCGGCTGCGTCTGCCCAACTGGCCGCGCTGGAAATGCTGTTCACGCGCGGACAGGCCACGCCGTCGCAACTGCGCGAGGCGCTTGGGCCGGGCATCAGCCAGGCGCTCAAGACCCTGGAAGGCAAGGGGCACATCATCCTGGGACCACCGCCCGAGGAACCTGACGAAGAGCTGATCCCGGTGGAGCCCGAGGAGCGCCCGCCGCTTACTGAAGGCCAGCAGGCCGCCTTTGACGAGCTCGTGCCGCTGATCGCGTCCGAGACGGGCGGGGAGAGGCTGGTTCATGGCGTTACCGGAAGCGGCAAGACCCGCCTGTATTTCGAGCTGGCCGCAAAGACCTTGAAGCAGGGGCGCTCGGTTATGCTCCTGGCTCCGGAAGTGGCTCTGGCCTCTGCCCTGCGCGACCGGGCGCGGGCCTGGTTCGGCTTCGATCCGGTGTATTCCCACGGCTACCAGTCACCCGTTCGGCGCGAACGCACCTTCCGGGAATCCGCCCAATCGCGTTCGGCGCGCCTGATCGTGGGCACGCGCTCGGCGCTCTTTCTGCCCGCACCAAACCTGGGGCTGATCATACTGGACGAGGAGCATGACGCTTCTTTCAAGCAGGACGAGCGCCTGCCGTATCAGGCCAAGGAAGTGGCATATTACCGTGCCCGCCAGGACAAGGCTCTGTTGCTGCTGGGATCGGCCACGCCGGACGTGAAGACGTATCAGTCCGCACTTGAAGGCGTAACGCCCATGGTTGTCATGCCCAGCCGGGCCGGGGCAGGGCGTCTGCCGGAAGTGGAGCTTGTGGATCTCGTGCCGCGCGACAAGGCCGTGCAGCTGGCCGGACGCCTGGACAAGGGCGGCGCGGGCCTCCTGACCGAGCGGGCCGTCATGGAACTGGGGGAAACCCTGGCGCGCGGCGATCAAGCCATGATCCTGCTCAACAGGCGCGGGTATTCGCCGCTTATTTTCTGCCTGGACTGCGAGCAGGTGCTGCGCTGTCCCAGTTGCGAGGTGTCGCTCACGTATCACAAGGGACGCGAGCGGCTGGTGTGCCACTATTGCGGGCAGAGCTTCGGCTTTCCGCGCCCGTGCGGCTCCTGTGGAGGGTGCAACTTCCTGCCCATGGGGGAGGGGACGGAACTGCTGGAAGAGCAGCTCTGCGCGGTGCTGCCCTCGGAGACGTGCGTGGCCCGGCTGGACCGCGACGTGGCCCGGCGCGCCGGAAAGGCCGAGTCCATCCTGGGGGATTTCGCCCAGGGCCGCTCCCAGGTGCTGGTGGGCACGCAGATGCTCACCAAGGGGCACGACTTCCCGGACGTCACCCTTGTGGTTGTGGCCGACGGCGACATGGGGCTGAACATGCCGGACTACCGGGCCGGGGAGCGCAGCTTCCAGATGCTGGTGCAGGTGGCCGGGCGGGCCGGGCGCGGCGAAAAGCCGGGCAGGGTGCTCATCCAGACCCGCAACCAGCACGATCCGTTCTGGAATCTGGTGCGAAACGCCGATTATACGGGGTTCTTCGCCCAGGAAATCGAAAAACGGCGCAAGTACTCCTATCCGCCCTTCGTGAAGCTCGGGCTAGTGCGGGCCAGCTACCCGCGCGACTACGAGATGGGGCAGGAGGACATGACCGAGCTGGCCCGCGCCCTGCGCGGCGTTCCGGGCGTGCGTGTGCTTGGGCCTGCGCCTGCGCCCATCGCCGTGGTGCGCGACCGGCGGCGCTTCAACTGCCTGCTGAAGGCGGCGGACTGGCCGTCGATCCGCCAGAGCTACGCCCAGGCCCTGCGGGTGCTGGGATCGTCCACCAAGCTGCGGCTCCAGCTGGACCTGGATCCGGTGGATATGATGTGA
- the galU gene encoding UTP--glucose-1-phosphate uridylyltransferase GalU produces the protein MEITKVVVPVAGWGTRSLPATKNVPKEMLPIFKKPVVQYIVEEAQAAGLKDVVFITNRNKTIIEDHFDYNLALETLLESSGKTELLNTVRQTAEMANIITVRQKKQLGLGHAVLCAKEVVKNEPFAVMVGDDLMFSMEPGIKQLINVAQSEHMPVVGVMEVPADKVSSYGIIEAEEFSSGLYRVRDLVEKPKPSEAPSKLAIVGRYVLFPDIFEHLEALKPNKDGEYQLTDALKGLAKNGRLLAVKIRGQRFDAGDWVDYLAANIYFALQDEELRYPLISKLRDFMPV, from the coding sequence ATGGAGATCACGAAAGTCGTCGTTCCTGTTGCTGGCTGGGGCACCCGGTCGCTTCCGGCCACCAAGAACGTTCCCAAGGAGATGCTCCCCATCTTCAAGAAACCGGTGGTGCAATACATCGTCGAGGAGGCCCAGGCGGCCGGACTCAAGGATGTGGTGTTCATCACCAACCGCAACAAGACCATCATCGAAGACCACTTCGACTACAACCTGGCGCTGGAAACCCTTCTGGAGAGCTCCGGCAAGACCGAGTTGCTGAACACTGTGCGCCAGACCGCCGAGATGGCCAACATCATCACCGTGCGCCAGAAGAAGCAGCTGGGCCTGGGCCACGCCGTGCTCTGCGCCAAGGAAGTCGTCAAGAACGAGCCCTTTGCCGTCATGGTGGGCGACGACCTGATGTTCAGCATGGAGCCGGGCATCAAGCAGCTCATAAACGTCGCCCAGTCCGAGCACATGCCCGTGGTCGGCGTCATGGAAGTGCCTGCGGACAAGGTCTCCAGCTACGGCATCATCGAAGCCGAGGAGTTCTCCTCCGGTCTGTACCGCGTGCGCGACCTTGTGGAAAAGCCCAAGCCCAGCGAGGCACCGTCCAAGCTGGCCATCGTCGGGCGCTACGTGCTCTTCCCGGACATCTTCGAGCATTTGGAAGCGCTCAAACCCAACAAGGACGGCGAGTATCAGCTCACCGACGCCCTCAAGGGCCTAGCCAAGAACGGCCGCCTGCTGGCCGTCAAGATTCGTGGTCAGCGCTTCGACGCTGGCGACTGGGTGGACTACCTGGCCGCCAACATCTACTTCGCCCTGCAGGACGAAGAACTGCGCTATCCGCTGATCTCCAAGCTGCGCGACTTCATGCCCGTCTAA
- the glmM gene encoding phosphoglucosamine mutase, with protein MNKRLFGTDGLRGQVNIHPMTPEVALRLGLAAGAHFRNGSGRHKVVIGKDTRLSGYIFEYALSSGFCASGMDVFLVGPLPTPAIAFLTRSMRADVGVVISASHNPYMDNGIKFFDRHGFKLPDEAEDRIAQRVMADCCDWEYPAPEEVGRAFKIQDSPGRYNVYLKSTIPAELKFDGLKIVLDCANGAAYRVSPLIFEELGATVIKLGVEPDGKNINRKVGSLYPNVTAQMVRETGADIGIALDGDADRVIVVDEKGNVLDGDQIMAICALDLMEKGELPGNLLVSTVMSNMALEVFMEERGGRLLRTNVGDRYVFEAMQREGAVLGGEQSGHIIFKNHATTGDGTLAALQLIRIMLERGKPLSELAHLLEPYPQVLVNVHVERKIPFEQAPAVMEAVKDAEASLCGKGRVLLRYSGTESVARIMVEGCDSTQVKSLADSLVGTLKEHLR; from the coding sequence ATGAATAAACGCCTTTTCGGAACTGACGGATTGCGCGGACAGGTGAACATCCACCCCATGACTCCCGAAGTGGCCCTGCGTCTCGGGCTTGCGGCGGGAGCGCACTTTCGCAACGGAAGTGGCCGCCACAAAGTGGTCATCGGCAAGGATACCCGCCTTTCCGGCTACATTTTCGAGTACGCGCTGTCCTCGGGCTTTTGCGCCTCCGGCATGGATGTGTTCCTGGTGGGGCCGCTGCCCACCCCGGCCATCGCCTTCCTTACGCGGTCCATGCGGGCCGATGTGGGCGTGGTGATCTCCGCGTCGCACAACCCTTACATGGACAACGGTATCAAGTTCTTCGACCGACACGGCTTCAAGCTGCCGGACGAGGCGGAGGATCGCATCGCCCAGCGGGTCATGGCCGACTGCTGCGACTGGGAATACCCCGCGCCCGAGGAAGTGGGCCGCGCCTTCAAGATCCAGGACAGCCCGGGCCGTTACAACGTGTACCTCAAGTCCACCATCCCCGCGGAGCTCAAGTTCGACGGCCTGAAGATCGTGCTGGACTGCGCCAACGGCGCGGCCTACCGCGTGTCGCCGCTCATCTTCGAGGAACTCGGGGCCACGGTGATCAAGCTCGGCGTCGAGCCCGACGGCAAGAACATCAACCGCAAGGTCGGTTCGCTCTATCCCAACGTCACCGCGCAGATGGTGCGCGAGACCGGCGCGGACATCGGCATCGCCCTGGACGGCGACGCAGACCGGGTGATCGTGGTGGACGAGAAGGGCAACGTGCTGGACGGCGACCAGATCATGGCCATCTGCGCCCTGGACCTGATGGAGAAGGGAGAGCTGCCGGGCAACCTCCTGGTGTCCACCGTGATGAGCAACATGGCCCTGGAGGTGTTCATGGAGGAGCGCGGCGGGCGGCTGCTGCGCACCAACGTCGGCGACCGCTACGTGTTCGAGGCCATGCAGCGCGAGGGCGCGGTGCTTGGCGGCGAACAGTCCGGGCACATCATCTTCAAGAACCACGCGACCACCGGCGACGGCACCCTGGCCGCCCTGCAACTCATCCGCATCATGCTGGAGCGGGGCAAGCCGCTCTCCGAGCTGGCGCACCTCCTGGAACCGTACCCGCAGGTGCTGGTGAACGTGCACGTGGAGCGCAAGATCCCCTTCGAGCAGGCCCCGGCGGTCATGGAGGCCGTCAAGGACGCCGAAGCCTCCCTGTGCGGCAAGGGGCGGGTGCTGCTGCGCTATTCCGGCACGGAGTCCGTGGCCCGCATCATGGTGGAGGGCTGCGATTCGACTCAGGTGAAATCCCTGGCCGACTCCCTGGTCGGGACGCTCAAGGAACATTTGCGCTAG
- a CDS encoding CdaR family protein: MNSHWHYRALALLLALLSWYLVIGRERVDTWFQVKIETAGLADGLVLRGVPREYLDVLVHGPKGLVRKIEPGALVYTLDARKLVPGLNTIVIEPDAIPLSKLFEVTEIRPSKLEIAVERRISKTVPVRMVFREGLKRDYKLSGHLEPAQVTVSGPESLVREMTDVSIQALGLPDDSSGQFETLANVVSPDQVEASPRVVKAQVAYQLNTREVAVDVPVRIVSHERTGVSVSPEVVMLRFKAPLSLLREGAWRGLLDAFVEIDSKAAPGRHEVTYRVTLPQGCELIQARPEKVAVLIK; encoded by the coding sequence ATGAACTCTCACTGGCATTACCGGGCGCTGGCCCTTTTGCTTGCGCTTCTTTCCTGGTATCTGGTCATAGGCAGGGAACGCGTGGACACGTGGTTCCAGGTGAAGATCGAGACCGCCGGGCTGGCCGACGGGCTTGTGTTGCGAGGCGTGCCGCGCGAATACTTGGATGTCCTGGTGCACGGTCCCAAGGGGCTGGTCAGGAAGATCGAGCCGGGCGCCCTGGTCTACACGCTGGATGCGCGTAAGCTGGTTCCGGGCCTGAACACCATCGTGATCGAGCCGGACGCCATCCCGCTCTCCAAGCTGTTCGAGGTGACCGAGATCCGCCCCTCCAAGCTTGAAATAGCGGTAGAAAGGCGCATATCCAAGACGGTTCCGGTGCGCATGGTCTTCCGCGAGGGGCTCAAGCGCGACTACAAGCTCTCCGGACATCTCGAACCGGCCCAGGTTACGGTTTCCGGGCCGGAATCACTGGTCCGGGAGATGACCGACGTTTCCATACAGGCCCTGGGGCTTCCCGACGACAGCTCCGGCCAGTTCGAGACCTTGGCGAACGTGGTGTCTCCCGATCAGGTCGAGGCGTCTCCCCGCGTGGTTAAGGCCCAGGTGGCCTACCAGCTGAACACCCGCGAGGTTGCGGTGGACGTGCCGGTGCGCATCGTCTCCCACGAAAGAACGGGAGTGAGCGTTTCGCCGGAAGTGGTGATGCTGCGCTTCAAGGCGCCGCTGTCGCTTTTGCGTGAAGGCGCATGGCGGGGTCTGCTGGACGCCTTCGTTGAAATTGATTCCAAGGCGGCTCCCGGCCGCCATGAAGTGACATACCGCGTGACCCTGCCGCAGGGTTGCGAGCTTATTCAGGCCCGGCCCGAGAAAGTCGCTGTGCTGATCAAATGA
- the cdaA gene encoding diadenylate cyclase CdaA, whose product MLMEKLRPFLDNLPAFLPLGWRELLDITLVAVLFYRVILLVQGTRAVSVIHGILVVLLAYYLSGEFGLFTLHWLLANFLGSFFLVVVILFQADLRKALAQVGLRWFGSRSRSRDAGTAQALCESLRTLAHARIGALVVLERGILLGDLTARGVELSTKLTADILLTIFNRESPLHDGALIARGDQVVAVACILPLASYQALPASFGTRHRAAVGVTEETDALALVVSEERGEIRAASAGKLTEPLDDSALLALLRAKWVGRS is encoded by the coding sequence ATGCTGATGGAGAAGCTCCGTCCTTTCTTGGACAACCTCCCGGCATTTCTCCCGCTCGGCTGGCGGGAGCTTCTGGACATCACGCTTGTGGCCGTGCTGTTCTACCGGGTTATCCTGCTGGTGCAGGGGACCCGTGCGGTGTCGGTCATCCACGGCATCCTGGTGGTGCTTCTCGCTTATTATCTTTCGGGCGAATTCGGCCTGTTCACCCTGCATTGGCTCCTGGCCAACTTCCTTGGGTCGTTCTTCCTGGTGGTGGTCATTCTCTTTCAGGCGGACCTCCGCAAGGCCCTGGCCCAGGTGGGCCTGCGCTGGTTCGGCAGCCGCTCCCGCAGCCGCGACGCCGGAACCGCCCAGGCCCTCTGCGAGTCGTTGCGCACGCTGGCCCATGCCCGCATCGGCGCGCTGGTGGTCCTGGAGCGGGGCATCCTGCTGGGCGATCTGACCGCGCGCGGCGTGGAACTCTCGACCAAATTGACCGCCGATATCCTGCTGACCATCTTCAACCGGGAAAGCCCCCTGCACGACGGCGCGCTGATCGCGCGCGGCGACCAGGTGGTCGCGGTGGCCTGCATTCTGCCCCTGGCTTCGTATCAGGCCCTGCCAGCCTCCTTCGGCACCCGGCACCGTGCTGCGGTGGGCGTCACCGAAGAGACGGACGCCCTGGCCCTGGTCGTTTCCGAGGAACGCGGCGAGATCAGGGCCGCGTCGGCGGGCAAACTCACTGAACCGCTGGACGATTCGGCGCTTTTGGCCCTTTTGCGGGCCAAATGGGTGGGGCGTTCATGA